Proteins encoded together in one Chitinophaga sp. LS1 window:
- a CDS encoding succinate dehydrogenase/fumarate reductase iron-sulfur subunit, protein MEHYNMNLTLKVWRQKNSEAKGNFENYQVSEISSEMSFLEMFDVLNERLINEGKDPVAFDHDCREGICGMCSMHINGRAHGPWQGTTTCQLHMRAFKDGDTITVEPWRAGAFPVVKDLTVHRAAFDRIIEAGGFVSVNTGNAQDANNIPVPKDDADAAFAAAACIGCGACVAACKNSSAMLFVSAKVSQLALLPQGQPEKKSRVLNMLAQMDKEGFGSCTNTGACEAECPKEISLTNIARLNREFIGAGFTYEK, encoded by the coding sequence ATGGAACATTATAACATGAATCTCACACTTAAAGTGTGGAGACAGAAAAATTCAGAGGCGAAGGGTAATTTCGAAAATTATCAGGTAAGTGAGATTTCTTCTGAAATGTCATTCCTTGAAATGTTTGATGTGCTGAATGAGCGTCTCATTAACGAAGGAAAAGACCCGGTAGCTTTCGACCACGATTGTCGTGAAGGTATCTGTGGTATGTGTTCCATGCATATCAATGGCCGTGCACATGGTCCATGGCAGGGTACTACCACATGTCAGCTGCACATGCGCGCTTTCAAGGATGGTGATACCATCACTGTAGAGCCATGGAGAGCTGGTGCTTTCCCTGTAGTAAAAGATCTGACTGTACACCGTGCTGCATTTGACCGTATCATTGAAGCAGGTGGTTTCGTATCTGTAAATACAGGTAATGCACAGGATGCGAATAACATTCCGGTACCTAAGGATGATGCAGATGCTGCATTTGCTGCTGCTGCATGTATTGGTTGTGGTGCTTGTGTAGCTGCTTGTAAAAACTCTTCTGCTATGCTGTTCGTATCTGCTAAGGTGTCTCAGCTGGCATTACTGCCACAGGGTCAACCTGAGAAGAAGAGCCGTGTCCTGAACATGCTTGCACAGATGGATAAAGAAGGTTTCGGTAGCTGTACAAATACAGGTGCATGTGAAGCTGAATGTCCGAAAGAGATCTCACTGACAAACATCGCCCGTCTGAACAGGGAGTTTATCGGTGCTGGTTTTACTTACGAAAAGTAA
- a CDS encoding fumarate reductase/succinate dehydrogenase flavoprotein subunit, translating into MLNSKIPAGPLEQKWEEYKGHCKLVNPANKRNMEVIIVGTGLAGASAAASLGELGYKVKAFCFQDSARRAHSIAAQGGINAAKNYQNDGDSVYRLFYDTVKGGDYRAREANVHRLAEVSGNIIDQCVAQGVPFAREYGGMLSNRSFGGTQVQRTFYAAGQTGQQLLLGAYSALQRQVALGNVTMYTRHEMLEIVTIDGKARGIIARDLVSGKLERHFGHAVLLCTGGYGNVFYLSTNAMGSNVTAAWKATKKGAYFGNPCYTQIHPTCIPVSGDHQSKLTLMSESLRNDGRIWVPKKQNDNRKPGDIPEDERDYYLERRYPAFGNLVPRDVASRAAKERCDAGYGVGSSKQAVYLDYASAIERYGKIEANKRQMHDAAPALITKLGKEVVQEKYGNLFDMYAKITGENPYEVPMRIYPAVHYTMGGLWVDYELMTSVTGLYALGEANFSDHGANRLGASALMQGLADGYFVIPYTLGNYLADDIRTKAIPTTHPAFDEAEKHVQDTLNQLMGIKGTKSVDYFHKKLGKIMWEKCGMARNEKGLTEAIEEIIALQKEFWSDVRIPGEQNEFNPELEKAGRVADFLELGELMCRDALNRRESCGGHFREESQEDGGEAKRDDENFSYVSAWEYKGPNQYELHKEELVFEVCKPTQRNYK; encoded by the coding sequence ATGTTGAACTCAAAAATTCCTGCCGGACCATTAGAACAAAAATGGGAAGAATATAAGGGGCATTGTAAGCTGGTAAACCCGGCTAACAAGCGCAACATGGAAGTGATCATTGTGGGTACCGGTCTCGCAGGGGCATCAGCTGCTGCGTCATTGGGCGAGTTAGGATATAAAGTAAAAGCTTTCTGTTTTCAGGATAGCGCCCGCCGTGCACATAGTATTGCTGCACAGGGTGGTATCAATGCTGCAAAAAATTACCAGAACGACGGTGACTCTGTTTACCGTTTGTTTTACGATACTGTAAAAGGTGGCGACTACCGTGCCCGCGAAGCGAATGTGCATCGTCTGGCAGAGGTGAGTGGCAATATTATAGACCAGTGCGTGGCACAGGGTGTACCCTTTGCACGTGAGTATGGTGGTATGCTGAGCAACCGTTCATTCGGTGGTACTCAGGTACAGCGTACTTTCTACGCAGCAGGTCAAACCGGCCAGCAGCTGCTGTTAGGCGCTTACTCTGCACTGCAGCGCCAGGTGGCTTTGGGTAACGTAACCATGTATACCCGTCACGAAATGCTGGAGATCGTAACGATCGATGGCAAAGCACGTGGTATCATTGCCCGTGACCTCGTAAGTGGTAAGCTGGAGCGTCACTTCGGTCATGCGGTATTACTGTGTACCGGTGGTTATGGCAACGTGTTCTACCTGTCTACCAACGCAATGGGTTCTAACGTAACCGCTGCATGGAAGGCAACTAAGAAAGGTGCTTACTTCGGTAACCCTTGTTACACACAGATCCACCCGACCTGTATCCCTGTTTCCGGTGATCATCAGTCCAAACTGACACTGATGTCTGAATCATTGCGTAACGATGGTCGTATCTGGGTGCCTAAAAAACAAAACGACAACCGTAAGCCAGGTGATATCCCTGAAGATGAAAGGGATTATTACCTGGAAAGAAGATATCCTGCATTTGGTAACCTGGTGCCTCGTGACGTGGCTAGCCGCGCTGCCAAAGAAAGATGTGACGCCGGTTATGGTGTAGGTAGCTCCAAACAAGCTGTATACCTCGATTACGCTTCTGCAATCGAGCGTTATGGTAAGATTGAAGCAAACAAAAGACAGATGCACGATGCAGCTCCTGCCCTGATCACCAAACTGGGTAAAGAAGTTGTGCAGGAGAAATATGGTAACCTGTTCGATATGTACGCTAAGATCACCGGTGAGAACCCTTACGAGGTGCCAATGCGTATCTACCCTGCAGTACACTATACCATGGGTGGTCTGTGGGTTGACTACGAACTGATGACTTCTGTAACAGGTTTGTATGCACTGGGTGAAGCTAACTTCTCCGATCACGGTGCAAACCGTCTGGGTGCTTCTGCACTGATGCAGGGCCTGGCTGATGGTTACTTCGTAATACCTTATACACTGGGTAACTACCTGGCAGACGATATCAGAACCAAAGCGATACCTACTACGCATCCTGCTTTTGACGAAGCTGAGAAGCATGTACAGGATACCCTCAATCAACTGATGGGTATCAAGGGTACTAAATCCGTAGACTACTTCCACAAGAAACTGGGTAAGATCATGTGGGAAAAATGCGGTATGGCGCGTAACGAAAAGGGCCTGACAGAAGCTATCGAAGAGATCATCGCGCTGCAGAAAGAATTCTGGAGTGACGTTCGTATCCCTGGTGAGCAAAATGAGTTCAACCCTGAACTGGAAAAAGCTGGCCGTGTGGCTGACTTCCTGGAACTGGGTGAACTGATGTGCCGCGATGCGCTGAATCGTAGAGAATCCTGTGGTGGTCACTTCCGTGAAGAATCTCAGGAAGATGGTGGTGAAGCAAAACGTGACGACGAAAACTTCTCCTACGTTTCTGCATGGGAATACAAAGGTCCTAACCAATACGAACTCCATAAAGAGGAGCTGGTATTTGAGGTTTGTAAACCTACTCAGCGTAACTATAAATAA
- a CDS encoding Gfo/Idh/MocA family protein: MTHQSRRTFLRNLGGTTALLSVRPLSSLANISPNDKIRIGCVGMGIMGFADVRDSLTLPGIELAGVADLYTGHLTKVKELYGKDIFTTRDYRELLERKDIDAIIVATPDFWHDTISIAAMEKGKAVYCEKPMVQQISEGHAVIATQAKTKAIFQVGSQRVSSIGLAEARNRYLAGDIGELVMVEAHMDRHDALGAWQYSIPPDASPATVDFDTWLKDTARIPFDPVRFFRWRNYKAYGTGIPGDLFVHLISGLHFMTGVAGPHRVYATGNLKQWNDGRDVPDVVMALFDYPGFQVNLRVNFADGGGGGEATKLIGTEGVLELGWDSFKIKKHKLAAAPGYGGWDTYNTWPKATQEAYVKEYNEKYTPAQRQQPVQEGESVFNAPPGYDSHIDHLANFYESVRTGKKVVEDATFGLRAAGPALLTNESYFQQRPIKWDPVKMVEVG, translated from the coding sequence ATGACTCATCAATCCCGAAGAACATTCCTGCGCAATCTTGGTGGCACCACTGCCCTCCTAAGCGTACGCCCTCTTTCCTCCTTAGCCAACATCTCCCCTAACGATAAGATACGGATAGGCTGTGTCGGTATGGGGATCATGGGTTTTGCTGATGTGCGGGACTCACTTACGCTCCCCGGCATAGAGCTGGCTGGCGTAGCCGACCTCTATACCGGCCATCTCACAAAAGTAAAAGAGCTATATGGTAAAGATATCTTTACCACCCGTGATTACAGAGAACTGCTGGAAAGAAAAGACATCGATGCGATCATTGTTGCGACCCCTGACTTCTGGCATGACACCATCTCTATTGCTGCTATGGAAAAAGGTAAGGCGGTGTATTGCGAAAAGCCCATGGTACAGCAGATCTCCGAAGGACATGCCGTTATTGCCACACAGGCAAAAACAAAAGCCATCTTCCAGGTGGGTAGTCAGCGTGTAAGTAGCATAGGGCTTGCAGAAGCAAGAAACCGCTACCTGGCAGGCGATATCGGCGAACTGGTGATGGTCGAGGCACATATGGATCGTCATGATGCGCTGGGTGCCTGGCAGTATTCTATTCCACCCGATGCTTCGCCCGCTACAGTAGATTTTGATACCTGGCTGAAAGATACCGCCAGAATTCCTTTCGATCCTGTTCGCTTTTTCCGCTGGCGCAATTACAAAGCTTATGGCACAGGTATTCCCGGAGACCTGTTTGTACACCTTATTTCAGGGTTACATTTCATGACAGGGGTAGCAGGTCCTCATCGGGTATATGCCACTGGCAACCTGAAACAATGGAATGATGGCCGCGATGTACCTGATGTGGTGATGGCCCTTTTTGATTACCCAGGTTTCCAGGTGAACCTCAGGGTGAACTTTGCCGATGGTGGGGGAGGTGGTGAAGCCACAAAACTAATAGGCACTGAAGGTGTACTGGAACTGGGCTGGGATAGCTTTAAGATCAAAAAACATAAACTGGCTGCGGCACCGGGGTATGGTGGCTGGGATACATATAATACATGGCCCAAAGCCACACAGGAGGCTTATGTCAAAGAATACAATGAAAAATATACCCCTGCACAAAGGCAGCAACCTGTACAGGAAGGAGAAAGTGTTTTTAATGCACCTCCCGGTTATGATTCCCACATTGATCACCTGGCTAATTTTTATGAATCTGTTCGTACTGGCAAAAAAGTAGTAGAAGATGCTACCTTTGGATTAAGGGCTGCAGGGCCTGCGTTGCTGACAAATGAAAGTTATTTTCAGCAACGACCTATAAAGTGGGACCCCGTGAAGATGGTGGAGGTGGGTTAA